The following is a genomic window from Sphingomonas sinipercae.
GGTCGCCCGCCGGCTGATCCATCCCGCCGCTTATCCGCTGGCGATCGTCGCCTTGTTCTTTGCCGGGTCAACCAACGGCATGTTCATGCCCGACCGGATCGACCATCACGGCTGGCAACTAGCGCTGCTTTCCATCGCGCTTGCCGGCCTTGCCGATCCCCGGCGCGCGCGCGGGGGGATCACGCTTGGCATCGCCAGCGCACTGTCGCTGGCGATCGGGCTTGAGCTGTTGATCTACCTCGCCATCGCCGGCGCCGCGACAGTCCTGTTCTGGGTCGCCGATCGGGAGGAGCGCGGGCGACTGGCCGCTTATGCGGTCAGCCTTTCGGGCGGCGTCGCGTTCTCGTTCCTAGTCTTCGCCTCCTACGCCAATCGGGCGCCGGTGTGCGACGCGCTGTCGCCGGTGTGGCTGGCCGACGCGCTGCTTGCCGGCGCGCTGCTGTTCGGCCTGTCGATGCTCGGCACCGCTGACTGGAAGCGGCGGCTGATGCTCGCGCTGGCGGCGGGGGCAGTGCTTGCGCTGTTCCACACGCTGACCTGGCCGCATTGCCTGCAACGGCTGGAGGGCGTGTCGGACGAGGTCAATGCGCTGTGGTTAAGCCACGTCCGGGAAGCGCGGCCGGTCTATCGCCACGGCTGGAAGCTGGCGATGTTGATCTGCGCACTGCCGGTCACCGGCCTGGTCGGCTGGGCCTTGCTCAGCTGGCGCAATCGCATCGACCGCGACCTGCTGCGCCGGACCTTGGCGGCGGCGGCGCCAGCCGTTGCCGCGACGGTGCTGCTCCTGTGGCAGACCCGCACGGGTCCCGCGGCGCAGATGATGGGGACGATCGGAGCGGCGTCGCTGGTCGCCATCCTGCTGCCGCTGACGCTGCGGGCGCCAAGCGCGGTGCTGCGGACGATCGGCCCGGCGCTGATCATCATCATCGGCGCCGGCGCGGCCGTGCCGCTGATCGTCAGCTACGTCCCCGCCAAGAAGCAGACTAAGCGCGAGAACCAGATTGCCGCCGCCAACCGCGGCTGCAACTTCATCGGGTCGTTCAAGCCGATCGCGAAGCAGCCGCGCGGAATCGTCTTCACCTTCGTCGACACCGCGCCGCGGCTGATAGCCGTGACCCGGCATTCGTCGATCATCGGCCCCTATCATCGCAACGGCGAGCAGATCGGCGACGTGATGAAGGCCTTCCGCGGATCGCCCGAACAGGCCCGCGCGATCATGGCGAAGTATCGCGCCGACTACCTGCTGACCTGCCCCAATGCTTCGACGACGACGATCTTCCGCTCGGAAACGCCCAAAGGATTCTACTCGCAGCTTGAACGTGGCCAGGTGCCCGGCTGGCTGACGCCGATCGACCTGGGCAAGGATTCGCCGTTCAGGATGTGGCGGATCGCCCGCTAACCAGCGAGGCCCGGGAGGCTGCGTTCCAGCCCGTCGAGCACGAACTGCACCGCCAGCGCGGCAAGGATGACGCCAAGGATGCGGGTGATCATCGCTTCCAGCTTGCTGCCGATCAGCTTCATCAGCGGTCCGGCCGCGAGCAGCGCGACGAGCGTCAGCAGGATGACCAGGGTCATTGCGCCGAGCACGACCAGCCCCTCGCTAAGACCGTCGGCGCGCGCGGTGAGCAGCATCACCGTCGCGATCGAGCCGGGGCCGGCGATCATCGGGATCGCCATGGGGAAGACGGAAATGTCCTCGGCCTCGGGCGTCCCCTCGATTTCGCGGGCGCGTTCCTCGCGCCGTTCGGTGCGCCGTTCGAACACCATGTCGAGCGCGATCATGAACAGCATGATCCCGCCGGCTAGGCGGAAGGCGCTGAGGCTGATCCCGAGCGTGGAGAGCAATGGCTCGCCGAGCAGGGCGAAGAAGACGAGGATGCACCACGCGACCGCGGCCGAACGGATCGCCATCCGCCGCCGGTGACCGGCATCGGTCCCGCTGGTGAGCGACGCGAAGATTGGCGCGCACCCCGGGGGATCGATGATCACCGCAAGGGTGATGAAGGCGGTGGTGAAAAGCTCGATCATTGCGGCGGTGCTGCGACCTTGTCCTCGACCACGGTTTCAAAGCGCTTGCCGTTCCACTGCTGGGCAAGGAAGCGGCGATCACCCTTGGGCCCGGTGGTCCACGACCACACCAGGGTGCCGTCGGCGGAACGGCCGCCACCGGTGTTGTAGCCGACGGCGCCGACCGTCCCGAGCACGACCGCATTGCGCGGCTTGCCGCGGCACGCGGCCAGGCGCGGCTGGATATCCCCGCCTTCGGCGCGCGGCGTGTCGAGCGCGTCGCCGCCGTCGTAGATCCACTTCCAGCCGCCGTCGGGCTGGCGCTGCCACACGGTGGTGAAATAACCGACAGCCTTGCCCCAGTCGCGCACCCACGGGCCGGTGTTGATCGCGAGCTTGCCATCGCACGAGACGTAGCTTCGTCCCGGCCACCAGAAGATCGCCACTGGCGGGTTCTTCCGGCCGCTGAGCATCGCATGGGCGTTGGCCGGATGCGGCGTGAACATCACCGCCTTGTCCGACGACCATTTGAGGAAGGCGGTGGTTTGCCCGATCTTCTGTGCGTCGGCGGCAAAGGCGCGCTCCGCCTCGACGGCGGTCGCCGGCGCGGCTGCAGCGAGGAGGATCAGCGCGATCATAGACCCTCCGGATCGGGCAGGCCGGCGCGGCGGTGCGCGGCGACCAATGTGTTCCTGAGCAGCATGGCGATGGTCATGGGGCCGACGCCACCGGGGACGGGCGTGATTGCCGAAGCGACGCTTGCTGCTTCGTCATAGGCGACATCGCCGACCAGCCGGGTCTTGCCCTCGTCGGCGGGAACGCGGTTGATGCCGACGTCGATGACCACCGCGCCCGGCTTGATCCAGTCGCCCCTGACCATTTCGGGACGCCCGACCGCGGCGACGACGATGTCGGCGCGGCGGACGACTTCCGCCAGGTCCTTCGTCCGCGAGTGGGCGATGGTCACCGTTGCGCTTTCACCGGTCAGAAGTGCGGCCATCGGCTTGCCCACGATGTTGGAGCGGCCGATCACCACCGCGTCCTTGCCGGCCAGGGAGCCAAGTTCCTGCTTGAGCAGGTACAGGCAGCCGAACGGCGTGCAGGGCACAAGCGCGTCGAGCCCCGTGGCGAGCCGGCCGGCGTTTATCGGATGGAAGCCGTCGACGTCCTTGGCGGGGTCGATCGCCGCAATAATCGTGTCCGCGTCGATCTGGGTCGGCAGCGGGAGCTGGACGAGGATGCCATCGACTCGGTCGTCGGCATTGAGCGAGGCGACCAGATCGAGCAGCTCGGCCTGGCCAAGCGTGTCCGGCAGGTGATGGGCGAACCCTTCCATTCCGGCTTCGGCCGTGGCCCTGGTCTTGGAGCGGACATAGACAGCGCTTGCCGGATCCTCACCGACCAGCACCGTCGCCAGCCCCGGCGCCCTGCCGGTGCGTTGACGAAAGTCGGCGGCAGCGGCGGCAACCTTGTGGCGGACCGCGGCGGCAGCGGCCTTTCCGTCGATCCGCCGTGCCGTCATAGCGAACCCGTCAGCAGGCTCCGCTCCGCGCCGTTGAGCAGGATCTGCAGGACGTTCAGCAGAAGCAGCAACACGAGTGGCGAGAAATCGATGCCGCCAAAGTCAGGCATCACCTTGCGGATCGGGCGGTAAAGCGGCTCAGTGATCCGATCGAGCGCCTGCAGGAATGCGCGCACCCCGCCGGAACCGGTGTTGAGTACGTTGAACGCAATCAGCCAGCTCAGGATCACCTGGACGATGATGATCCACCAGACGACGTTGAGGATGAGCCGAAGCACATCGAAGATAGCAGCAACCATGCCCGCCCGCTTAGCGGCGCGGCCTTGCGGCGGCAATCAGGGCGCGGATCGGTTAGGCTGCGCCTGCGCGAGGATGAGCGAGAAATCCTCGTGCCCATCCTCCCACTCGGCAATCGGGGTCCAGCCGCCCGCTAGCAGCAGGACCCTCGCGCCGCGCTGACCGTATTTGTGGCTGTTTTCCGTGTGGATGGTCTGGCCGGCGGCGAAGTCGAAGGCGTGGCCGGCAATGGTGAAGCGAACGTCGCGGGTCGCCTCCAGATGCATTTCGATGCGCGACAGGATGTCGTTCCAGACGACCTTGTGCCGGAATGCGTCGCTCGGAATGTCGGCGCCAAGCTCGCGGTTGATCCGGCGGAGGAGGTTGCAGTTGAACTCGGCAGTGACTCCGGCCGGCTCGTCATAAGCGGCGAGCAGCCGGTCGACGGGCTTCACCCGGTCCATGCCGATCAGCAGCAGCGCCCCGGTGCCGAGCAATTGGCGGAACTGGCGGAGCAGGTCGGTGGCGCTGCGCGGGACGAAGTTGCCGATGGTCGAACCGGGGAAGAAGCCTAGCTTCGGCAAGCCATCGATTTCGGCCGGCAGGTCGAACGGCCGCGCGAAATCGGCGGCGACCGGGAAGATCGGCAGTTGCGGGAAATCCGGCTGCAGGTCGGCGGCACTCTTTTCCAGATACTCGCCCGAGATATCGACCGGGACGTAAGCGGACGGCGCGATGGCGCGCAGCAGCAGCGGAGTCTTGGTCAGCGAGCCGGCCCCGAATTCGACGACTGCCAGCTTGCCCGGAATGCGCTCGCGAAGTTCGGGCGCAATCCGTTCGAGCAATTTGGTTTCCGTTTGCGTCGGATAGTAGCTCGGCAGCTTGGTGATGGCGTCGAACAGTTCGGACCCGCGCTCGTCGTAAAGCCAGCGGGCGGGGACGGCCGGGGTAGGCGCCGACAGCCCGGCGATCACATCGTTGCAAAAGGCGTCGTCACCAGTCGCGGGCAAGGCGCACTCCAGTAAATTGCCAGCGTGCGCTGGGGGGAAAGAAGTTGCGGTAGGACGCGCGGCTGTGGCCCCGCGGCGTGGCGCAGCTGGCGCCCTTCAGCACTTGCTGAGAGCACATGAACTTGCCGTTATATTCGCCCACCGTGCCTTCGGCGGTCGTAAACCCGGGGTAGGGGGTGAAGGCGCTTTGCGTCCATTCCCAGACGTCGCCGAAAATGTCGCCCGGCGGCTTCGGCATGGCCGCGCCGGCGCAATCGAGCTGGTTGCCGAGGTTGGGATCGGCGGAAGCGGCGAAATCCTCCCACTCGGCCTCGGTCGGAAGCCGGGCGCCGGCCCAGCGGGCGAAGGCGTCGGCCTCGTAATAGCTGATGTGGGATACCGGTGCAGCGGGATCGACCGTGCGGCGGCCGGCAAGCGTGAACTGGGCCCCGTCCTCATCCCAATAGAGCGGGGCCGCGACGGCGTCGCTGCGCACCCACTCCCAACCTTCGGAGAGCCACAAGGCGGGCTTCTCGTAGCCGCCGTCGGCGATGAAGGCGCGCCATTCGCCGTTGGTCACCGGGCGGCTGGCGATTGCGTGTGGGTGGAGCAGGGTGCGGTGGCGCGGGCGTTCGCAATCGAACGCGAAGCCGTCGCCGCTCGCGCCAATTTCGACGATCCCGTTGCGGCCGGGAAGCCAGCTTAGCGGCTCCGGCGCGTGGCAGTTGGCCGCCGGCGCCTCCGCGTAGGCCGGCTCCAGCGGGTTTTCGGCGAAGGTCGCGAGAATGTCGGTAAGCAACAGCTCCTGATGCTGCTGCTCATGCTGAATTCCGAGTTCGACCAGCTCCAAAGCCGCCGGCGGCAGGCCGGGAAAGGCGCGCTCGACCGCGTCGTCGACGTGCCGGCGCCATGCGCGGATCTCCTCCAGCGAGGGCCGGCTGATCAGTCCCCGCTTGGGGCGCGCGTGGCGCTCGCCCTCACCCTCGTAATAGCTGTTGAACAGGTAAGCGAAGCGGTCGTCGAACGATTTGTGGCCAGGCACGAAATCACGCAGCACGAACGTGTCGAGGAACCAGGTCGTGTGCGCCAGATGCCACTTGGCGGGCGATGCATCCGGGAACGGCTGGATGGTGGCATCGGCATCGGACAGCGGGGCAGCCAGGTCGAGCGTCAGGGCACGGGTCCGCTGGAACCGCTCGAGGAGGGAAGTCGTCGTGCCTATCGCGTTGCGCCGGGTTGCCAAAGCACGTCCCCACCCTGTTCCGAGGCAATGAAACGCGCCGCCACGAATAAGTGGTCCGACAGCCGGTTGATGTAGGCAAGCAGCTGCGGGTTGACCGTCTCCGCTTCGGCCAGCGCAACCGTCGCCCGCTCGGCGCGGCGAACGGTTGTCCGGGCCAGGTGAAGCGCCGCGACGTCGGCCGATCCGCCGGGCAGGATGAAGCTGGTCAGCGGCTCAAGCGCCGCATTCATCGCATCGATTTCGCGCTCAAGCCGCTCGACCTGGCTTGGCACGATCCGAAGCGCGCCTTCGATCTCGCCCGGGGTCGCGACATCGGCGCCAAGGTCGAACAATTCGTTCTGGATGCGCCGCAGTTGGTCGGCGGTGTCGCCGGGCCGGAGCGCGGCGATGGCCACCCCGATCGCCGCATTGGCTTCGTCGACTTCGCCAATGGCGGCCATCCGCGCGCTGGACTTGCTCACCCTCGATCCGTCCACCAGCCCGGCGCTGCCCTGGTCGCCGGTGCGGGTGTAAATCTTGTTGAGCTTGACCATCTAGCGGCCGGCGCTGGCCATGATCAGGATTAGCGCGACGATGACGATTGCGACCGCCTGGTACAGCACGCGCTTGCGCATCCATTGCTGCTGCGCTTCGCTGGACCCGGCCTTGCCGTTGGCCATTGCGACGACGCCGCGAACGAGCACGTAGGCAGTCGCCGCCATGGCGATCGCCAGCACGATGATGAGGAGGGTGGTCATTGGCCCTATTTAGGCGTCGGCGAGCCGAAAACCAGACGGCAGTAAGCCGGTAGTCAATCCGTCGGCCAATTCGCGGCCGTCCACGCCCGCTTCGCGCATCGCGGCGAGCGTCGGCGCCTGGTCGCGCTTGGCCAGCCGCCGGCCGTCGTCGTGAACGACGAGCTTGTGGTGGAGATAGGTCGGCTCCGGCAGTTCCAGCAGCAGCTGCAGCAGGCGCTGGATCGGCGTGGAAGGGCGCAGGTCGGCGCCGCGCACGACGAGCGTGACGCCGCTTGCGGCATCGTCGACGACGCAGGCCAGGTGGTAAGCGGCGGGGGCGTCCTTGCGGGCAAGGATGGCATCGCCGACGTCCGTTGCTTTGGCGCGGTGGATGCTGCCGTCCTGCTCGGCCCAGCCCGGTAGCGGACACCGTTCCAGCGCCCGGGCGCTGTCGAGCCGCCAGCTATGCGGCGTCGAAGCGCGTCTCTCCGGGTCGTCGGGCAGGCCGCGGCAGGTCCCGGGGTAATGGAGCCCGGGGTCGCCGTGCGGGGCGGCGGCGACCTGGACAATGTCCGCGCGGGTGCAAAAGCAGGGGTAGGCAAGTCCGTCCGCGCGCAGCCGGTCAAGCGCGTCGAGGTAAGCGGCCGCCCGCTGCGACTGGACGATCGCCGGCCCGTCCCAATCGAGCCCGAGCCAGCGCATGTCCTCTTGGATCCCATCAACGAATTCGGGACGGCTTCGAGTCTGGTCGAGGTCCTCGATCCGCAGCAGGAAGCGGCCGCCGGCACTCCGCGCCGCCGCGTGGCCCAAAACGGCGCTGTAGGCATGGCCGAGGTGAAGCCTGCCCGTTGGCGAGGGCGCGAAGCGGGACGTCAGCATTTCACGCCCTTGCCGACATTGAGCACTTGACCGCGAGTCATCGAAAATGCTGTCATCACCTTGTCACGCCGGGTTGGCATCCGGTTGGTCACAAGGGAAGACGGGCCTGAACGGACCCATCTCCTCCTTGCGTGCGACAGGGCCGGAGAAATGTTCGTCGGGCAACGGACGAAAGGTCATTGCCCGCGCATGTATCATCCCGAGGTCATTCGTCATCCCGAAAGCTGTCCGGCGCTGGTGCTCAACGCCGATTACACGCCTCTGTCTTATTATCCGCTGAGCCTTTGGCCGTGGCAGACGGCGGTCAAGGCGATGTTCCTGGAGCGGGTCGACGTGGTCGCCCATTACGAGCGCGAAGTACACAGCCCGAGCCGGGCGCTGAAACTGCCGTCCGTGATCGCGCTGCGCCAGTTCGTGAAGCCCAACGAATATCCGGCATTCACCCGGTTCAACCTGTTCCTTCGCGACCGCTTCCGCTGCGTGTTCTGCGGGTCGCCCCGCGAATTGACGTTCGATCACGTCATTCCGCGCTCGCAGGGCGGCCGGACGACCTGGGAAAATGTTGCGACGGCCTGCGCCCCGTGCAACCTGCGCAAGGGCGGCCGAACGCCGCGCCAAGCCGGAATGCACATGGAGCGCGAGCCGATCCGCCCGACGAGCTGGCAATTGCAGGACCATGGGCGCGGCTTCCCGCCCAACTACCTGCACGAAACGTGGCGCGACTACCTGTATTGGGACATCGAGCTCGACCCGTAATGGCGGCGAATTTATCCCGCCATTAACCATTATCGGCCAGACTGTGGGCATGGATGCGCTATTTCTCCGTGATGCGGCAGATCAGCCGCGCCTGCTGATCATCGAGCCCAATCGCTCGTACCTCGGCGTGTTCGCGCGCCGGCTGGCGCCGTTCGGCTTCCGCATCGCCACTGCGCTCAACGTCCACGACGGGCTTGCCGAAATGCAGCGGATGCCGGTGGACCTGGTCCTGTGCGCGGTACGGATGCCGGGGACGGGCGGGATCGAGCTGGTCCGGATGCTCCGAGAGGATCCGGTGCAGCGCTACCTTCCGGTGATCCTGCTCGGCGGCCGCTCCGACGGCGCTGACCTGATCAAGGCTTTCGATGCCGGCGCGGACGGAGTCATCCGCAAGCCGTTCGACTTTGCTGTCGTCGCCGCCCGGCTCCGGCGGGAAATCGACCGCTCCCACGCCATCGCCAGGCTGCGCGCCGACAATGCCGCGCTGGATGCCCGGATTACCAGCCGCGCCATCGAGCTTGGCGAATTGCGGGCCGCGCTTGCCGCCAGCGAAGCGGAACGCCGCCGGCTGGGCGTCGCCAACGCCGCTTAGCGGCGGGCGAGGAACTCCCGCACTTTCGGCGCGACATCGTCCCGCTCCAGCGCCAGCGCGAGATTGGCGATGACGAAACCGGCAGCGCTGCCGCAATCGTGCCTTTCCCCGTCGAACAGGAAGCCGTGGAACGGCTGCTTGCCGATCAGCTTGGCCATCGCGTCGGTCAACTGGATTTCGCCGCCGGCGCCGGTTTCCTGCGCATCGAGTTCGCGCATGACTTCGGGCTGCAGGATGTAACGCCCCGGAAGCATCAGGTTCGACGGCGCGGTCCCGGGCGCGGGCTTTTCGACCAGGCCGCGGATTTCGGTCAGCCGGCCTTTCGTCTCGCCCGGATCGATGACTCCATATTGGTGGGTCTGGTCATCGGGCACTTCCAGCGCCGCCACGACGTTGCCACCGACCTGTTCGTAGGCCGCGACCATCTGCTTCAGGCAATTGGGCTTGCCCAGCATCAGCTCATCGGGAAGCAGCACCGCGAACGGCTCGTCGCCGACGATGTCGCGCGCGCACCAGACCGCATGGCCAAGGCCGAGCGGCTGCTGCTGCCGGACCGAGACGAGCTCGCCGAAGCCGGTGCGTGACGGCGCGAGGGGGTCGAGGCTCTTGCCCTTGGACGCCATCGTCGTCTCAAGCTCGAACGCAATGTCGAAATAGTCGTCCAGACTGCCCTTGCCGCGGCCGGTGACGAAGATCAGCTGCTCGATGCCGGCCTCGCGCGCCTCATCGACCGCATATTGGATCAGCGGGCGATCGACGATCGTCAGCATTTCCTTGGGGGTGGCCTTGGTTGCCGGGAGCAAGCGGGTGCCCAGGCCGGCGACCGGGAAAACGGCTTTTCGAACGGGCTTGATCATGTTGGCTTGACGGGTCCTTCGGCACTGGCGCTCGCGTCATCGTCCTGCGTTTCGACCGGGGCGTCCGGCGCACCGCCGTTGGGCGGCGGCAGGTCGAAGCGGTCGCTTGCCCGCGGCGCGGACTTGCGCATCAGTTCGTCGACGCGGTCGGGGTCGGCGTAGGCAGGCGGGGTGAGCAATTGGTTCGGGGTCGGGACGACGTGCGCCATCAGCGGCTTGACCGGCAGCTTCTGGCCCGGCCCGGGGCGAAGCTCGGACGACTTGCCGCAGGCCGCCAGCAACAGCGGAAATACGGCGATGACGATGGCGCGTCGCATAGTTGAAGCGCGTAGCCGCTCGGCGGCGGCGGTTCCAGCCCGCTTGCGGCGGATGGCAGCGCCAACTAATCGCCGGCCATGGCCAATCGCACCTTCCTCCTCCTGCTTGCTGCTTCACTTTCGCTCGCCGGGTGCGGACGGCAGGGCGAAGGCGATCAGGGCGAACCGCAGGCGGAGGTGCCGGCGAAGGGCGCCGACCGCAGCCAGGCCGGAAAGCCCATTCCCGATACGGAGCTTCGTAACGCGGATGACGAGGCGGCGACGCTGCAGGAGGCGTCGGGGCAACCGCTGCTCGTCAATTTGTGGGCGACCTGGTGCGCGCCGTGTGTCAAGGAACTGCCGACGCTCGACGCGCTCAGCCGGCGACCGGGCGCGCCCAGGGTCGTTGCCGTTTCACAGGACATGGGGCCGCGCACGTCGGTCGAGGCGTTCCTCGACAAGGCCGGGGTCAAGGATCTGGAACGCTGGCACGACCCGAAGATGAGCCTGTCAGGCGCGCTCAATGCACAAGTGCTGCCGACGACCATCCTTTACGATTCGAACGGGCGGGAGGTGTGGCGCTTTATCGGCGACCTCGACTGGACCAGCGCGCAGGCGGCTAAGCTGCTGGCCGAGGCTCCTGCCGCCGCCGGCCCAGGCCGAGCAGCCGGCCGTCGATAGCGGCGAGCCCGAAAGCAATCAGGCCAAGGCCGAGGAAATCGCGAGCGGCGATCGTTTCGTGAAGGAACAGCCACCCGAGCAGGATCGCGACCGGAGGCACGAGCAGGGTCACCAGCAAGGCGTTGGTCGCCCCGGCCCGGTCGATCAGTCGGAAATAGAGCACGTAGCCGAGCGCGCTGCACACGACGGCTAGAGCGACGATGGCGCCCAGGGCAGCGGCGGACGGCATCGGCTGCAGCCAGGGCCGGTCGACGAGTAAGGCAAGCGGCAGCATCAGCAGGGCCCCGGCGGTGAGCTGGCCGGTGCTGACGGCGAGCGGCGAAATGCCCTGGCGGCGGTAACGCCGCGCCCAGACCCCGGCGAGCGCATAGGAGAAGGCGGCCGTGAGGCAGGCGATTTCGGCGAGGCTGTCGCTGCCCAGCGAGGCGAGCAGGTCGGGGCCGATCATCAGCGCCACGCCGCCAAAACCAAGCAGGACGCCGGCAACCTTGCGCGGGCTCATCCGCTCGTCGTCGGTGAACAGGTGGGCGACGACGACGCCCCAGATCGGCGTGGTCGCGTTGAGGATCGACGCGAGCCCGGCGGCGATGTGCGTTTGCCCCCAGCCAAACAGGGTGAACGGGATGGCGTTGTTGAGCAGCGCGAGCAACAGCATCGATGCCCAAGCGCTTCCCGGCAGGCCAAGCTTGCCGCCGCGCCACAGGACGTAGGCCCACAGCGCAACCGCCGCGAAGGACAGGCGCAGGAACACATACGTGAACGGCGGCACTTCGCGGACGGCGACGCTGATGAAGAAGAAAGCCGCGCCCCAGACAATCGCCAGGAACAGCAGGATCGCCCAGTCGGCGCGGTTCATGACGGAGCGGATCATCGGCACCGGATAGCCGGCGGTTGCCGCCGCCGCATCCTGAAGCTTGCGGCTAAAGCCGTGCCGATGAACCGTCATCCATGGCGGATATCAAAGGCATGGGCGGCCCGGCCAACAAATGCTGGCGCGAAGCCGATAAGGCCGGCTTATGCTCAGTCGCGCAGCAGTTCGTTGATGCTGGTCTTCGAACGCGTGCGCTCGTCGACTCGCTTGACTATCACCGCGCAGGCCAGCGACGGTCCGCCGCTGCTTCCGGGCATCGCGCCGGGCACGACCACCGAATAGGCCGGGACGCGCCCGTACATCACCTCGCCCGTGGCCCGGTCGACGATCCTGGTCGAAGCGCCCAGGAACACGCCCATCGACAGCACCGACCCTTCCTCGACGACCACGCCTTCGGCGACTTCGGAACGCGCGCCGATGAAGCAATTGTCCTCGATGATCACCGGCCCGGCCTGAAGCGGCTCAAGCACCCCGCCGATCCCCGCGCCGCCGGAAATGTGGACGTTGCGGCCGATCTGCGCGCAGCTGCCGACCGTCGCCCAGGTGTCGACCATCGTGCCTTCGCCAACATAAGCG
Proteins encoded in this region:
- a CDS encoding TlpA family protein disulfide reductase, translating into MANRTFLLLLAASLSLAGCGRQGEGDQGEPQAEVPAKGADRSQAGKPIPDTELRNADDEAATLQEASGQPLLVNLWATWCAPCVKELPTLDALSRRPGAPRVVAVSQDMGPRTSVEAFLDKAGVKDLERWHDPKMSLSGALNAQVLPTTILYDSNGREVWRFIGDLDWTSAQAAKLLAEAPAAAGPGRAAGRR
- a CDS encoding DMT family transporter, producing MTVHRHGFSRKLQDAAAATAGYPVPMIRSVMNRADWAILLFLAIVWGAAFFFISVAVREVPPFTYVFLRLSFAAVALWAYVLWRGGKLGLPGSAWASMLLLALLNNAIPFTLFGWGQTHIAAGLASILNATTPIWGVVVAHLFTDDERMSPRKVAGVLLGFGGVALMIGPDLLASLGSDSLAEIACLTAAFSYALAGVWARRYRRQGISPLAVSTGQLTAGALLMLPLALLVDRPWLQPMPSAAALGAIVALAVVCSALGYVLYFRLIDRAGATNALLVTLLVPPVAILLGWLFLHETIAARDFLGLGLIAFGLAAIDGRLLGLGRRRQEPRPAA
- the dapD gene encoding 2,3,4,5-tetrahydropyridine-2,6-dicarboxylate N-succinyltransferase, whose translation is MNAQLEQVIDRAWDERETLDGSNAEVRDAVEAALAALDSGEVRIAEKAGDGWQVHQWLKKAVLLSFRLNPMEAISGGPGGANWWDKVPSKFAGWSEAEFKAAAFRAVPGAIVRRGAYIAPGAVLMPSFVNIGAYVGEGTMVDTWATVGSCAQIGRNVHISGGAGIGGVLEPLQAGPVIIEDNCFIGARSEVAEGVVVEEGSVLSMGVFLGASTRIVDRATGEVMYGRVPAYSVVVPGAMPGSSGGPSLACAVIVKRVDERTRSKTSINELLRD
- a CDS encoding UTP--glucose-1-phosphate uridylyltransferase; protein product: MIKPVRKAVFPVAGLGTRLLPATKATPKEMLTIVDRPLIQYAVDEAREAGIEQLIFVTGRGKGSLDDYFDIAFELETTMASKGKSLDPLAPSRTGFGELVSVRQQQPLGLGHAVWCARDIVGDEPFAVLLPDELMLGKPNCLKQMVAAYEQVGGNVVAALEVPDDQTHQYGVIDPGETKGRLTEIRGLVEKPAPGTAPSNLMLPGRYILQPEVMRELDAQETGAGGEIQLTDAMAKLIGKQPFHGFLFDGERHDCGSAAGFVIANLALALERDDVAPKVREFLARR